Proteins from a genomic interval of Euwallacea fornicatus isolate EFF26 chromosome 1, ASM4011564v1, whole genome shotgun sequence:
- the LOC136342867 gene encoding uncharacterized protein isoform X5: protein MFIDNLLHWQTLTTEKFTMASRKKARKNKTKPKVEDYEKILKYNPYSFFSASEIMQIKNVLKLKEVMSLPIAICCVILNKIDTLKTAIEAGVDVNELGPNNTTALIWAIRYKHLELIRLLLQKGADPTIRVDNGENIVITALEHKLWDEVTFMEFWQMISTVSEVEINAANKNGHTILHIAVRREWEKFISVLLDAKVEIDITNINGVTPLMTACFRNNFNIVSILISHGADFTKEDNHYRTALCYATVTGAKISKPPFLISERIIFELKKDLSFKEYIKRRIEIIELILNKEKVSDSESEMLITLINYLVQYTENGLKLILKANIFELIQKILTNAQNKDKQKLLLLITLDIVCYNEQDIGFNIQVQLTLVHQFLATTIAVICLSIIKSKEKYFNLAFYIVLIICTLNDIGQKWMKDNYIQVKQAFKALPADFATYFQKDFPEEGKLKLKVNTFMTDDLFGSIYSATHSDTSNPITTTLKQFLKNQQWNSDREELGFISTFPEWKSKNCKFPINDWSLFEEKMRIDKRKLKAAMQYMKISLNYENTPNPTILDSALKVIVDYLKELLDIIIARTKAYWSLSQEAKNRKNERQAISELEATFHHLITSIRSLAYSNLSETLKNIYQLESTLLHFPVNGKTLLPNVCASNDIKIQYPTSFSEAELSLSYVEKVLNGCEDLSEDIYNIPVVNVLPSKLESEPPDLFKKEMGLLSPTKSRDKKKELDDRFKTIRGAYHLVPSIENLIKDESDLKPSTKFAIFVKDSRKTINEPKYSDVAKKSRWTEKLQQLQNVKLTQSLLGGNVRLCKYPERNYVISQGGNFNFVTLGLSSNDYPLAIKKISIEHCVCKTLKSLINPLLDLRNKHILHYFICDYDESDLILATPLCEYNIGQYVLMLKESSKNNIFHLAHMDIVRQILNGLAFLHQRAEAIVHGNLKPSNIFVDINGVVRLAEFGINRALFKLIAAPKTSLIWFSQETYRKYKIASSMECSLRSDIQVAGMLIYFIVSGGEHPFGSDITTILKNLEKASFVLPPARDAKNQILADLVSWMLMYEPNDRPHIKQVLSHVLFWSNERRWHFILNCSGISTNGVPIVINMTKLYKLIDEAARKEQIKGQWMNVARRKFQKVMFQGDDTVVSFLKFIKQIYECYGLINEESMHELKSYVLSYFPAFPLTLFRIMESTGMIKEYPFIAYTVAENMVS from the exons ATGTTCATTGACAATCTGTTACATTGGCAGACGTTGACAACAGAAAAGTTTACTATGGCTTCACGAAAGAAAGCCCGAAAAAACAAAACCAAACCCAAAGTGGAAGACTAcgaaaaaatcctaaaatacAACCCTTACTCGTTCTTCAGCGCCTCTGAAATAATGCagatcaaaaatgttttaaaactaaaagaaGTG aTGAGCCTACCCATCGCCATATGTTGTGTAATTCTTAACAAAATAGATACCTTAAAGACAGCAATTGAAGCCGGCGTAGATGTAAACGAGCTTGGCCCT AACAACACCACGGCCCTTATTTGGGCCATCAGATACAAGCATTTGGAACTCATAAGGTTGCTCTTGCAAAAAGGCGCCGATCCGACGATACGAGTGGATAATGGAGAGAACATTGTTATTACAGCCTTAGAGCACAAACTCTGGGATGAAGTTACCTTTATGGAGTTCTGGCAAATGATCTCTACAGTGTCTGAAGTAGAGATCAATGCTGCCAATAAAAATGGACACACAATACTGCATATTGCAGTCCGAAGAGAGTGGGAGAAGTTCATTTCTGTCCTTTTAGATGCGAAG gTTGAAATCGATATAACAAACATCAACGGAGTTACACCGTTGATGACAGCATGTTtccgaaataatttcaatatagTTAGCATTCTCATTAGCCATGGGGCAGATTTCACCAAAGAGGATAATCATTATAGAACTGCCCTTTGTTATGCCACAGTGACTGGGgctaaaatatcaaaacctCCTTTTTTGATATCGGAGAGAATCATTTTCGAGCTGAAAAAGGATCTTTCTTTTAAGGAGTATATTAAA AGGAGAATAGAAATTATCGAACTCATACTCAATAAAGAGAAAGTATCAGATTCTGAATCCGAAATGTTAATCACTCTTATAAACTATTTAGTGCAGTACACCGAAAACGGCCTGAAGCTTATTTTAAAAGCTAATATATTTGAGCTAATTCAGAAG ATTTTAACAAATGCCCAAAACAAGGACAAACAGAAGCTTCTTCTTCTGATAACCCTAGATATAGTGTGCTACAACGAGCAAGACATAGGCTTCAACATTCAGGTTCAATTGACGCTGGTTCATCAGTTCTTGGCTACTACTATAGCAGTCATATGCCTGAGTATCatcaaaagtaaagaaaaatatttcaacttgGCCTTTTATATAGTTTTAATCATCTGCACTCTCAACGATATTGGACAGAAGTGGATGAAAGATAATTACATCCAGGTTAAGCAGGCGTTTAAGGCTTTGCCTGCAGATTTTGCCACTTACTTCCAGAAGGATTTTCCTGAAGAGGGAAAATTGAAGTTG aaggTAAATACTTTTATGACGGACGATCTCTTTGGCTCTATTTACTCTGCAACTCACTCAGACACCTCCAATCCTATTACAACGACCCTCAAGCAATTCTTGAAAAACCAGCAATGGAATTCAGACAGGGAAGAGCTCGGCTTTATTTCTACATTCCCGGAGTGGAAATCGAAAAATTGCAAGTTTCCTATCAATGATTGGTCTCTTTTTGAGGAGAAAATGAGAATTGACAAAAGAAAACTAAAG GCTGCAATGCAATACATGAAAATATCTCTGAATTACGAAAATACCCCCAATCCAACGATCCTAGATTCAGCTCTAAAGGTCATTGTTGATTATCTTAAGGAGCTGCTAGATATTATCATTGCTAGAACTAAAGCATATTGGAGTTTAAGCCAGGAGGCCAAAAATCGTAAGAATG AACGGCAAGCTATTTCAGAACTAGAAGCCACCTTTCATCATTTAATCACCTCAATCCGCTCGCTGGCTTACTCAAATCTCTCTGAAACCCTCAAGAATATCTACCAACTCGAATCAACACTACTACATTTCCCAGTCAATGGAAAAACCCTTCTACCCAATGTCTGCGCTTCGAATGATATCAAGATCCAGTACCCAACATCCTTCTCTGAAGCTGAATTGTCGTTGTCCTATGTGGAGAAGGTTTTGAATGGATGTGAGGATTTGAGTGAGGATATATATAACATACCTGTGGTGAATGTTTTGCCTTCGAAACTTGAAAGCGAACCCCcagatttatttaagaaaGAAATGGGTTTGTTAAG CCCTACTAAATCAAGAGACAAAAAGAAGGAACTAGACGATCGATTCAAAACCATTAGAGGCGCCTACCATTTAGTGCCCTCAATCGAGAATCTCATAAAAGATGAATCCGACTTAAAACCCTCCACAAAATTTGCGATATTCGTCAAAGATTCTAGAAAAACTATTAACGAACCGAAGTATTCGGATGTCGCGAAAAAGAGTAGATGGACTGAAAAGTTGCAGCAGTTGCAGAATGTTAAACTTACTCAATCACTTCTAG GTGGTAATGTGAGGCTGTGTAAATATCCAGAaagaaattatgtaatttcTCAAGGAGGGAACTTCAACTTTGTGACCTTAGGCCTCAGCAGCAACGACTATCCTCTggcaataaagaaaatttccatcGAGCACTGCGTctgcaaaactttaaaatccTTGATAAATCCCCTCTTGG ATTTGAGGAATAAGCACATTCTACACTACTTTATATGTGACTACGACGAAAGCGACCTAATACTGGCCACCCCTCTTTGCGAATATAATATTGGGCAATACGTACTTATGTTGAAGGAAAgctctaaaaataatatttttcatttggccCATATGGACATTGTCAGGCAAATTCTAAATGGTCTGGCTTTTCTTCATCAAAGAGCTGAAGCTATAGTGCATGGAAATCTAAAgccttcaaatatttttgtggatATAAACGGGGTGGTCAGATTGGCCGAGTTTGGAATCAATAGG GCTTTATTTAAGTTGATTGCTGCTCCCAAGACCTCATTGATTTGGTTCTCTCAAGAGACTTATAGAAAGTACAAAATAGCTTCTAGTATGGAGTGTTCTTTACGCTCGGATATTCAAGTGGCTG GAAtgcttatttatttcattgtaTCTGGGGGTGAACACCCTTTTGGTTCTGACATAACCACCATTCTGAAAAACCTAGAAAAGGCTTCATTTGTCCTACCACCAGCCAGAGATGCAAAGAATCAAATACTCGCCGATTTAGTGTCTTGGATGCTTATGTACGAACCAAATGATCGGCCCCATATTAAGCAAGTCCTGTC TCATGTCTTATTCTGGTCCAACGAACGACGGTGGCACTTCATTCTAAACTGTTCTGGAATATCCACGAATGGCGTTCCCATAGTGATAAACATGACAAAGTTGTATAAATTAATCGATGAAGCAGCCAGGAAAGAACAAATTAAAGGACAGTGGATGAATGTGGCCCGTAGGAAATTCCAGAAAGTTATGTTTCAAGGCGATGACACAGTCGTgagtttcttgaaattcataaaacaaatttatgaatGCTACGGGTTGATCAACGAGGAGAGCATGCATGAATTGAAAAGCTACGTTCTGTCGTATTTCCCCGCGTTTCCTTTGACATTGTTTAGGATTATGGAGTCCACAGGAATGATCAAAGAGTACCCATTTATTGCTTATACAGTGGCGGAAAATATGGTTAGCTAA